A genomic window from Chrysoperla carnea chromosome 3, inChrCarn1.1, whole genome shotgun sequence includes:
- the LOC123297011 gene encoding serine/threonine-protein kinase tousled-like 2 isoform X7 has translation MSAGSQIQMAPQTTVNSTQSVHSQDSNMSTGSSHSDKEVDPNTPEKIPRTPSERTKRKRKVDDGGGLPPVGGKGIRTATSTVAGVVDTKKTVDIFTKHPGSSPIRHGGAKSPSPQQGYTALYPPSTQQVALPSPQVPVTSVPFDFFNKQNPRPLPIMPSKSVQTELTCQKITEFETQASSDLEVRNNKIDELNRQVEDLRHQAAAQQKVLDQHKQHINKCIDVVKKLLKEKSNIEKKEARQRCMQNRLRLGQFVTQRVGATFQENWTDGYAFQELARRQDEITSEREEIDRQKKLLLKKRPSNSETGRKRNSTATSTTLHNGTEATFLKPDAVPSASFSWQEYYESDEILKLRQSALKKEDADLQLEMEKLERERNLHIRELKRIHNEDQSRFNNHPVLNDRYLLLMLLGKGGFSEVHKAFDLKEQRYVACKVHQLNKDWKEDKKANYIKHALREYNIHKALDHPRVVKLFDVFEIDANSFCTVLEYCDGHDLDFYLKQHKTIPEREARSIVMQVVSALKYLNEIKPPVIHYDLKPGNILLTEGNVCGEIKITDFGLSKVMDEENYNPDHGMDLTSQGAGTYWYLPPECFVVGKNPPKISSKVDVWSVGVIFYQCLYGKKPFGHNQSQATILEENTILKATEVQFANKPTVSNEAKSFIKSCLAYRKEERIDVFSLARHEYLQPPIPKHGRLTSSQQQAAAVQQQAHHQVQQQQNSFTAGMFGGMNASSSS, from the exons ATGTCAGCTGGTTCCCAAATACAGATGGCACCACAAACGACCGTCAATTCTACCCAGTCAGTTCATAGTCAAGACTCCAATATGAGTACAG GTTCGTCTCACAGTGATAAAGAGGTGGACCCAAACACTCCGGAGAAAATTCCTCGAACACCATCGGAGCGAACCAAACGAAAACGTAAAGTTGATGATGGGGGAGGTTTGCCACCTGTGGGAGGAAAAGGTATACGTACTGCTACAAGCACAGTGGCTGGAGTGGTTGATACCAAAAAAACTGTTGATATCTTTACAAAACATCCTGGTAGTAGTCCTATCCGACATGGTGGTGCAAAAAGTCCTTCCCCTCAACAGGGCTATACTGCTTTG TATCCACCTTCAACCCAACAGGTAGCATTGCCATCACCGCAAGTTCCGGTTACTAGTGTACCattcgattttttcaataaacaaaatccTAGGCCATTGCCAATAATGCCATCGAAATCAGTACAG acTGAGCTAACGTGTCAAAAAATAACAGAATTTGAGACGCAGGCATCCTCTGATTTAGAGGttcgtaataataaaatagatgaaCTAAATAGACAGGTTGAAGACCTTAGGCATCAAGCTGCCGCACAGCAAAAAGTCTTGGATCAACACAAGCAACATATTAATAAGTGCATAGATGTAGTTAAAAAATTGCTCAAAGAAAAGAGCAACATAGAAAAGAAAGAAGCGAGACAGAGGTGTATGCAAAATAGGTTAAGATTAGGACAGTTTGTAACGCAAAGAGTAGGTGCAacgtttcaagaaaattggACTGATGGATATGCTTTTCAAGAATTAGCAAG gcgGCAGGATGAAATTACTTCAGAGAGAGAAGAAATAGATCgtcaaaagaaattattattaaagaaaagaCCTTCGAATAGTGAAACAGGACGTAAAAGAAATAGTACGGCTACGTCTACAACTTTACATAATGGCACGGAAGCAACGTTCCTCAAACCAGACGCTGTTCCTTCGGCCAGTTTTTCATGGCAAGAATATTATGAATCTGATGAAATTTTAAAG TTAAGGCAAAGCGCGCTTAAGAAAGAAGATGCGGATTTACAATTAGAAATGGAAAAATTAGAAAGGGAAAGAAATTTACATATTCGAGAGTTGAAACGTATTCACAATGAAGATCAATCTAGGTTTAATAATCATCCTGTATTAAATGACCGATATttgttattaatgttattagGAAAAGGTGGATTTAGTGAGGTACATAAAGCGTTTGATTTAAAAGAACAGCGATATGTTGCCTGTAAAGTACACCAACTTAATAAAGACTGGAAGGAGGATAAGAAGGCAAATTACATTAA gcATGCTTTACGGGAATATAATATTCACAAAGCGTTAGATCATCCCCGAGTTGTTAAGTTATTtgatgtttttgaaatagatgCCAATTCATTTTGTACTGTTTTGGAATATTGTGATGGACacgatttagatttttatttaaagcag caCAAAACGATACCAGAAAGAGAAGCTAGATCGATTGTGATGCAGGTAGTATCTGCATTGAAGTACCTGAATGAGATTAAGCCACCTGTGATTCATTATGATTTGAAGCCTGGAAATATTTTACTAACTGAAGGAAATGTTTGTGGTGAAATAAAAATCACTGATTTTGGCCTCAGTAAAGTAATGGATGAGGAGAATTATAACCCCGATCACGGTATGGATCTTACATCTCAAGGAGCTGGAACGTATTG gTATTTGCCACCGGAATGTTTTGTTGTTGGAAAAAATCCACCAAAAATATCTTCCAAAGTTGATGTATGGAGTGTAggtgtaattttttatcaatgtttATATGGCAAAAAACCTTTTGGACATAATCAATCTCAAGCAACAATATTAGAAGAAAATACGATACTCAAAGCGACAGAGGTACAATTTGCAAATAAACCAACAGTTAGTAATGAAGCAAAG agTTTTATAAAAAGCTGTTTGGCATATCGGAAAGAGGAGCGTATAGATGTATTTTCATTAGCCCGACATGAATATTTACAACCCCCAATTCCTAAACACGGTCGATTGACGAGCTCTCAACAGCAAGCAGCTGCCGTACAACAACAAGCTCATCACCAGGTACAGCAACAACAGAATAGTTTCACCGCTGGCATGTTTGGTGGGATGAACGCGTCTAGTTCCTCGTAG
- the LOC123297011 gene encoding serine/threonine-protein kinase tousled-like 2 isoform X4: MACLKVVDAPICYVESEYPYILCDLIKSKMSAGSQIQMAPQTTVNSTQSVHSQDSNMSTGSSHSDKEVDPNTPEKIPRTPSERTKRKRKVDDGGGLPPVGGKGIRTATSTVAGVVDTKKTVDIFTKHPGSSPIRHGGAKSPSPQQGYTALYPPSTQQVALPSPQVPVTSVPFDFFNKQNPRPLPIMPSKSVQTELTCQKITEFETQASSDLEVRNNKIDELNRQVEDLRHQAAAQQKVLDQHKQHINKCIDVVKKLLKEKSNIEKKEARQRCMQNRLRLGQFVTQRVGATFQENWTDGYAFQELARRQDEITSEREEIDRQKKLLLKKRPSNSETGRKRNSTATSTTLHNGTEATFLKPDAVPSASFSWQEYYESDEILKLRQSALKKEDADLQLEMEKLERERNLHIRELKRIHNEDQSRFNNHPVLNDRYLLLMLLGKGGFSEVHKAFDLKEQRYVACKVHQLNKDWKEDKKANYIKHALREYNIHKALDHPRVVKLFDVFEIDANSFCTVLEYCDGHDLDFYLKQHKTIPEREARSIVMQVVSALKYLNEIKPPVIHYDLKPGNILLTEGNVCGEIKITDFGLSKVMDEENYNPDHGMDLTSQGAGTYWYLPPECFVVGKNPPKISSKVDVWSVGVIFYQCLYGKKPFGHNQSQATILEENTILKATEVQFANKPTVSNEAKSFIKSCLAYRKEERIDVFSLARHEYLQPPIPKHGRLTSSQQQAAAVQQQAHHQVQQQQNSFTAGMFGGMNASSSS, encoded by the exons ATGTCAGCTGGTTCCCAAATACAGATGGCACCACAAACGACCGTCAATTCTACCCAGTCAGTTCATAGTCAAGACTCCAATATGAGTACAG GTTCGTCTCACAGTGATAAAGAGGTGGACCCAAACACTCCGGAGAAAATTCCTCGAACACCATCGGAGCGAACCAAACGAAAACGTAAAGTTGATGATGGGGGAGGTTTGCCACCTGTGGGAGGAAAAGGTATACGTACTGCTACAAGCACAGTGGCTGGAGTGGTTGATACCAAAAAAACTGTTGATATCTTTACAAAACATCCTGGTAGTAGTCCTATCCGACATGGTGGTGCAAAAAGTCCTTCCCCTCAACAGGGCTATACTGCTTTG TATCCACCTTCAACCCAACAGGTAGCATTGCCATCACCGCAAGTTCCGGTTACTAGTGTACCattcgattttttcaataaacaaaatccTAGGCCATTGCCAATAATGCCATCGAAATCAGTACAG acTGAGCTAACGTGTCAAAAAATAACAGAATTTGAGACGCAGGCATCCTCTGATTTAGAGGttcgtaataataaaatagatgaaCTAAATAGACAGGTTGAAGACCTTAGGCATCAAGCTGCCGCACAGCAAAAAGTCTTGGATCAACACAAGCAACATATTAATAAGTGCATAGATGTAGTTAAAAAATTGCTCAAAGAAAAGAGCAACATAGAAAAGAAAGAAGCGAGACAGAGGTGTATGCAAAATAGGTTAAGATTAGGACAGTTTGTAACGCAAAGAGTAGGTGCAacgtttcaagaaaattggACTGATGGATATGCTTTTCAAGAATTAGCAAG gcgGCAGGATGAAATTACTTCAGAGAGAGAAGAAATAGATCgtcaaaagaaattattattaaagaaaagaCCTTCGAATAGTGAAACAGGACGTAAAAGAAATAGTACGGCTACGTCTACAACTTTACATAATGGCACGGAAGCAACGTTCCTCAAACCAGACGCTGTTCCTTCGGCCAGTTTTTCATGGCAAGAATATTATGAATCTGATGAAATTTTAAAG TTAAGGCAAAGCGCGCTTAAGAAAGAAGATGCGGATTTACAATTAGAAATGGAAAAATTAGAAAGGGAAAGAAATTTACATATTCGAGAGTTGAAACGTATTCACAATGAAGATCAATCTAGGTTTAATAATCATCCTGTATTAAATGACCGATATttgttattaatgttattagGAAAAGGTGGATTTAGTGAGGTACATAAAGCGTTTGATTTAAAAGAACAGCGATATGTTGCCTGTAAAGTACACCAACTTAATAAAGACTGGAAGGAGGATAAGAAGGCAAATTACATTAA gcATGCTTTACGGGAATATAATATTCACAAAGCGTTAGATCATCCCCGAGTTGTTAAGTTATTtgatgtttttgaaatagatgCCAATTCATTTTGTACTGTTTTGGAATATTGTGATGGACacgatttagatttttatttaaagcag caCAAAACGATACCAGAAAGAGAAGCTAGATCGATTGTGATGCAGGTAGTATCTGCATTGAAGTACCTGAATGAGATTAAGCCACCTGTGATTCATTATGATTTGAAGCCTGGAAATATTTTACTAACTGAAGGAAATGTTTGTGGTGAAATAAAAATCACTGATTTTGGCCTCAGTAAAGTAATGGATGAGGAGAATTATAACCCCGATCACGGTATGGATCTTACATCTCAAGGAGCTGGAACGTATTG gTATTTGCCACCGGAATGTTTTGTTGTTGGAAAAAATCCACCAAAAATATCTTCCAAAGTTGATGTATGGAGTGTAggtgtaattttttatcaatgtttATATGGCAAAAAACCTTTTGGACATAATCAATCTCAAGCAACAATATTAGAAGAAAATACGATACTCAAAGCGACAGAGGTACAATTTGCAAATAAACCAACAGTTAGTAATGAAGCAAAG agTTTTATAAAAAGCTGTTTGGCATATCGGAAAGAGGAGCGTATAGATGTATTTTCATTAGCCCGACATGAATATTTACAACCCCCAATTCCTAAACACGGTCGATTGACGAGCTCTCAACAGCAAGCAGCTGCCGTACAACAACAAGCTCATCACCAGGTACAGCAACAACAGAATAGTTTCACCGCTGGCATGTTTGGTGGGATGAACGCGTCTAGTTCCTCGTAG
- the LOC123297011 gene encoding serine/threonine-protein kinase tousled-like 2 isoform X6, translating into MDGMLRAILLQYSYWHFQKMSAGSQIQMAPQTTVNSTQSVHSQDSNMSTGSSHSDKEVDPNTPEKIPRTPSERTKRKRKVDDGGGLPPVGGKGIRTATSTVAGVVDTKKTVDIFTKHPGSSPIRHGGAKSPSPQQGYTALYPPSTQQVALPSPQVPVTSVPFDFFNKQNPRPLPIMPSKSVQTELTCQKITEFETQASSDLEVRNNKIDELNRQVEDLRHQAAAQQKVLDQHKQHINKCIDVVKKLLKEKSNIEKKEARQRCMQNRLRLGQFVTQRVGATFQENWTDGYAFQELARRQDEITSEREEIDRQKKLLLKKRPSNSETGRKRNSTATSTTLHNGTEATFLKPDAVPSASFSWQEYYESDEILKLRQSALKKEDADLQLEMEKLERERNLHIRELKRIHNEDQSRFNNHPVLNDRYLLLMLLGKGGFSEVHKAFDLKEQRYVACKVHQLNKDWKEDKKANYIKHALREYNIHKALDHPRVVKLFDVFEIDANSFCTVLEYCDGHDLDFYLKQHKTIPEREARSIVMQVVSALKYLNEIKPPVIHYDLKPGNILLTEGNVCGEIKITDFGLSKVMDEENYNPDHGMDLTSQGAGTYWYLPPECFVVGKNPPKISSKVDVWSVGVIFYQCLYGKKPFGHNQSQATILEENTILKATEVQFANKPTVSNEAKSFIKSCLAYRKEERIDVFSLARHEYLQPPIPKHGRLTSSQQQAAAVQQQAHHQVQQQQNSFTAGMFGGMNASSSS; encoded by the exons ATGTCAGCTGGTTCCCAAATACAGATGGCACCACAAACGACCGTCAATTCTACCCAGTCAGTTCATAGTCAAGACTCCAATATGAGTACAG GTTCGTCTCACAGTGATAAAGAGGTGGACCCAAACACTCCGGAGAAAATTCCTCGAACACCATCGGAGCGAACCAAACGAAAACGTAAAGTTGATGATGGGGGAGGTTTGCCACCTGTGGGAGGAAAAGGTATACGTACTGCTACAAGCACAGTGGCTGGAGTGGTTGATACCAAAAAAACTGTTGATATCTTTACAAAACATCCTGGTAGTAGTCCTATCCGACATGGTGGTGCAAAAAGTCCTTCCCCTCAACAGGGCTATACTGCTTTG TATCCACCTTCAACCCAACAGGTAGCATTGCCATCACCGCAAGTTCCGGTTACTAGTGTACCattcgattttttcaataaacaaaatccTAGGCCATTGCCAATAATGCCATCGAAATCAGTACAG acTGAGCTAACGTGTCAAAAAATAACAGAATTTGAGACGCAGGCATCCTCTGATTTAGAGGttcgtaataataaaatagatgaaCTAAATAGACAGGTTGAAGACCTTAGGCATCAAGCTGCCGCACAGCAAAAAGTCTTGGATCAACACAAGCAACATATTAATAAGTGCATAGATGTAGTTAAAAAATTGCTCAAAGAAAAGAGCAACATAGAAAAGAAAGAAGCGAGACAGAGGTGTATGCAAAATAGGTTAAGATTAGGACAGTTTGTAACGCAAAGAGTAGGTGCAacgtttcaagaaaattggACTGATGGATATGCTTTTCAAGAATTAGCAAG gcgGCAGGATGAAATTACTTCAGAGAGAGAAGAAATAGATCgtcaaaagaaattattattaaagaaaagaCCTTCGAATAGTGAAACAGGACGTAAAAGAAATAGTACGGCTACGTCTACAACTTTACATAATGGCACGGAAGCAACGTTCCTCAAACCAGACGCTGTTCCTTCGGCCAGTTTTTCATGGCAAGAATATTATGAATCTGATGAAATTTTAAAG TTAAGGCAAAGCGCGCTTAAGAAAGAAGATGCGGATTTACAATTAGAAATGGAAAAATTAGAAAGGGAAAGAAATTTACATATTCGAGAGTTGAAACGTATTCACAATGAAGATCAATCTAGGTTTAATAATCATCCTGTATTAAATGACCGATATttgttattaatgttattagGAAAAGGTGGATTTAGTGAGGTACATAAAGCGTTTGATTTAAAAGAACAGCGATATGTTGCCTGTAAAGTACACCAACTTAATAAAGACTGGAAGGAGGATAAGAAGGCAAATTACATTAA gcATGCTTTACGGGAATATAATATTCACAAAGCGTTAGATCATCCCCGAGTTGTTAAGTTATTtgatgtttttgaaatagatgCCAATTCATTTTGTACTGTTTTGGAATATTGTGATGGACacgatttagatttttatttaaagcag caCAAAACGATACCAGAAAGAGAAGCTAGATCGATTGTGATGCAGGTAGTATCTGCATTGAAGTACCTGAATGAGATTAAGCCACCTGTGATTCATTATGATTTGAAGCCTGGAAATATTTTACTAACTGAAGGAAATGTTTGTGGTGAAATAAAAATCACTGATTTTGGCCTCAGTAAAGTAATGGATGAGGAGAATTATAACCCCGATCACGGTATGGATCTTACATCTCAAGGAGCTGGAACGTATTG gTATTTGCCACCGGAATGTTTTGTTGTTGGAAAAAATCCACCAAAAATATCTTCCAAAGTTGATGTATGGAGTGTAggtgtaattttttatcaatgtttATATGGCAAAAAACCTTTTGGACATAATCAATCTCAAGCAACAATATTAGAAGAAAATACGATACTCAAAGCGACAGAGGTACAATTTGCAAATAAACCAACAGTTAGTAATGAAGCAAAG agTTTTATAAAAAGCTGTTTGGCATATCGGAAAGAGGAGCGTATAGATGTATTTTCATTAGCCCGACATGAATATTTACAACCCCCAATTCCTAAACACGGTCGATTGACGAGCTCTCAACAGCAAGCAGCTGCCGTACAACAACAAGCTCATCACCAGGTACAGCAACAACAGAATAGTTTCACCGCTGGCATGTTTGGTGGGATGAACGCGTCTAGTTCCTCGTAG
- the LOC123297011 gene encoding serine/threonine-protein kinase tousled-like 2 isoform X8 — translation MFLALVKVADMVYCSSHSDKEVDPNTPEKIPRTPSERTKRKRKVDDGGGLPPVGGKGIRTATSTVAGVVDTKKTVDIFTKHPGSSPIRHGGAKSPSPQQGYTALYPPSTQQVALPSPQVPVTSVPFDFFNKQNPRPLPIMPSKSVQTELTCQKITEFETQASSDLEVRNNKIDELNRQVEDLRHQAAAQQKVLDQHKQHINKCIDVVKKLLKEKSNIEKKEARQRCMQNRLRLGQFVTQRVGATFQENWTDGYAFQELARRQDEITSEREEIDRQKKLLLKKRPSNSETGRKRNSTATSTTLHNGTEATFLKPDAVPSASFSWQEYYESDEILKLRQSALKKEDADLQLEMEKLERERNLHIRELKRIHNEDQSRFNNHPVLNDRYLLLMLLGKGGFSEVHKAFDLKEQRYVACKVHQLNKDWKEDKKANYIKHALREYNIHKALDHPRVVKLFDVFEIDANSFCTVLEYCDGHDLDFYLKQHKTIPEREARSIVMQVVSALKYLNEIKPPVIHYDLKPGNILLTEGNVCGEIKITDFGLSKVMDEENYNPDHGMDLTSQGAGTYWYLPPECFVVGKNPPKISSKVDVWSVGVIFYQCLYGKKPFGHNQSQATILEENTILKATEVQFANKPTVSNEAKSFIKSCLAYRKEERIDVFSLARHEYLQPPIPKHGRLTSSQQQAAAVQQQAHHQVQQQQNSFTAGMFGGMNASSSS, via the exons ATGTTCTTAGCTTTGGTTAAAGTAGCTGATATGGTCTATT GTTCGTCTCACAGTGATAAAGAGGTGGACCCAAACACTCCGGAGAAAATTCCTCGAACACCATCGGAGCGAACCAAACGAAAACGTAAAGTTGATGATGGGGGAGGTTTGCCACCTGTGGGAGGAAAAGGTATACGTACTGCTACAAGCACAGTGGCTGGAGTGGTTGATACCAAAAAAACTGTTGATATCTTTACAAAACATCCTGGTAGTAGTCCTATCCGACATGGTGGTGCAAAAAGTCCTTCCCCTCAACAGGGCTATACTGCTTTG TATCCACCTTCAACCCAACAGGTAGCATTGCCATCACCGCAAGTTCCGGTTACTAGTGTACCattcgattttttcaataaacaaaatccTAGGCCATTGCCAATAATGCCATCGAAATCAGTACAG acTGAGCTAACGTGTCAAAAAATAACAGAATTTGAGACGCAGGCATCCTCTGATTTAGAGGttcgtaataataaaatagatgaaCTAAATAGACAGGTTGAAGACCTTAGGCATCAAGCTGCCGCACAGCAAAAAGTCTTGGATCAACACAAGCAACATATTAATAAGTGCATAGATGTAGTTAAAAAATTGCTCAAAGAAAAGAGCAACATAGAAAAGAAAGAAGCGAGACAGAGGTGTATGCAAAATAGGTTAAGATTAGGACAGTTTGTAACGCAAAGAGTAGGTGCAacgtttcaagaaaattggACTGATGGATATGCTTTTCAAGAATTAGCAAG gcgGCAGGATGAAATTACTTCAGAGAGAGAAGAAATAGATCgtcaaaagaaattattattaaagaaaagaCCTTCGAATAGTGAAACAGGACGTAAAAGAAATAGTACGGCTACGTCTACAACTTTACATAATGGCACGGAAGCAACGTTCCTCAAACCAGACGCTGTTCCTTCGGCCAGTTTTTCATGGCAAGAATATTATGAATCTGATGAAATTTTAAAG TTAAGGCAAAGCGCGCTTAAGAAAGAAGATGCGGATTTACAATTAGAAATGGAAAAATTAGAAAGGGAAAGAAATTTACATATTCGAGAGTTGAAACGTATTCACAATGAAGATCAATCTAGGTTTAATAATCATCCTGTATTAAATGACCGATATttgttattaatgttattagGAAAAGGTGGATTTAGTGAGGTACATAAAGCGTTTGATTTAAAAGAACAGCGATATGTTGCCTGTAAAGTACACCAACTTAATAAAGACTGGAAGGAGGATAAGAAGGCAAATTACATTAA gcATGCTTTACGGGAATATAATATTCACAAAGCGTTAGATCATCCCCGAGTTGTTAAGTTATTtgatgtttttgaaatagatgCCAATTCATTTTGTACTGTTTTGGAATATTGTGATGGACacgatttagatttttatttaaagcag caCAAAACGATACCAGAAAGAGAAGCTAGATCGATTGTGATGCAGGTAGTATCTGCATTGAAGTACCTGAATGAGATTAAGCCACCTGTGATTCATTATGATTTGAAGCCTGGAAATATTTTACTAACTGAAGGAAATGTTTGTGGTGAAATAAAAATCACTGATTTTGGCCTCAGTAAAGTAATGGATGAGGAGAATTATAACCCCGATCACGGTATGGATCTTACATCTCAAGGAGCTGGAACGTATTG gTATTTGCCACCGGAATGTTTTGTTGTTGGAAAAAATCCACCAAAAATATCTTCCAAAGTTGATGTATGGAGTGTAggtgtaattttttatcaatgtttATATGGCAAAAAACCTTTTGGACATAATCAATCTCAAGCAACAATATTAGAAGAAAATACGATACTCAAAGCGACAGAGGTACAATTTGCAAATAAACCAACAGTTAGTAATGAAGCAAAG agTTTTATAAAAAGCTGTTTGGCATATCGGAAAGAGGAGCGTATAGATGTATTTTCATTAGCCCGACATGAATATTTACAACCCCCAATTCCTAAACACGGTCGATTGACGAGCTCTCAACAGCAAGCAGCTGCCGTACAACAACAAGCTCATCACCAGGTACAGCAACAACAGAATAGTTTCACCGCTGGCATGTTTGGTGGGATGAACGCGTCTAGTTCCTCGTAG